A genomic segment from bacterium encodes:
- a CDS encoding SRPBCC family protein gives MKSRIEIIQDFHLPVERLFAYLAEHENMANIFKPARITRVRGGDTERNGVGSVRSLRVLMAPPFEETVTAYRVNECIEYRITKGSPLKNHQGVMRFSALPDGSRLHYTIEFEGKLPLIATVVKIGLERSIRAGLKEIG, from the coding sequence ATGAAGAGTCGTATCGAGATCATACAGGACTTCCACTTGCCGGTGGAAAGGCTCTTTGCCTATCTGGCCGAGCATGAAAATATGGCGAACATCTTCAAGCCGGCTCGCATCACCCGTGTGCGTGGCGGCGATACCGAGCGCAATGGCGTCGGTTCCGTGCGTAGCCTGCGCGTTCTCATGGCGCCGCCTTTTGAAGAAACGGTCACGGCCTATCGGGTGAACGAATGCATCGAATACCGCATCACCAAGGGCAGCCCGCTCAAGAACCACCAGGGGGTCATGCGGTTCTCGGCCCTACCGGATGGCAGCCGCCTGCACTACACGATCGAATTCGAGGGCAAGTTGCCGCTCATCGCCACGGTGGTCAAGATTGGTCTGGAACGCAGCATCCGCGCGGGGCTCAAAGAGATCGGCTGA